A stretch of DNA from Calditrichota bacterium:
GATCTATCGATTTTTACCTCTTCACTAAGCCACATTTCCATTGAGCTTGTTTCAGTTTTAGCTGTTAACTGGTAAGCCGTTCGATTATTGATTTTTTTTATTTGATCGGTTTTATTGAAAACAATTTCCTGACTACCGGAAGCCTGCATAAGCATATTGCTTAAATTTAATATCTGGTCCATTTCCTCGAAAGACATCTCAACATATTGTTTTTCTTTTTGTAATAATGTTAAGATTTTTTTTTCATCAAATAAAAGCAGCATTGTTTGACCAGGTTGTTCAATACGCACCTTCTCTTCAGAAATCCAGGATTTTGTAATGGCGTCTAAAGGCTGCCCCATTTCCATACCGCTTGTAGTAATATTCTGCTCCAGGTAAATCACTTCCTGCGCAAATAGGAAAAATGGCAAAATTAGGATCATTAATAAACTTTTAATAATTACTCTTTTCATTCTCAATTCTACATTATTAATTTTCAATTATATTTAGGATACCATTCAAAAAGTTTAATTAAAATAAATCCGCTTAGAAAGCCGCCAATATGGGCAAACCAGGCAACACCTCCACCACCCAAAGGTTGGATAGCGCTAAAATAACCATTGTATAGTTGAAATAAAAACCACAATCCCAAAGCTATAATTGCCGGTACTTTTATCACACGAATTATTATCACTAAAAACAAAAGAATTGATACTTTGTTACGCGGGAACTTAACAAGATATGCCCCTAAGATTCCTGAGATCGCTCCGCTTGCGCCAACCATCGGAATAGTCGAATCCGGTAAAAAGAACACCTGCATCATTGCCGCACCTATTCCCACAATAAGATAAAAAACCAGATAACGAAAATGCCCGAGAATATATTCGATATTATCACCAAAAATCCAAAGATATAAAATATTACCGGCAAGGTGAAAAAATCCACCATGGACAAACATCGATGAAAAAACTGTTAAATATACAGATGGATCCTGAGCATTTAAAAGTAATGACGGAATGGTTCCAAAGGAATAGAAAAAACGTTTTAATTCTGGTAATTCTGATGGCTGTAAAACGAAAACAACAATATTTAAACCAATAAGGAAATAGTTTACAATGGGGAGATATCGTCTTGGGCTTTCGTCAGCGATTGGGATCATTTTAAAAAATTCTTTTATGTATCACATTAATTGATAGAAAAAGCTGAAACCTTCTGTGTAATATTCCCGGCCCTGTCTTTTACTTTTATGGTGACTTTGTGCTTTCCTTTTTGAGGCTCATAATGCAAACGGCCCTTAACAATATTGGTTTCAAAGTCCCATTCAGGAACAACATATTCATCATTAAAATAAATCTCGATATTTTTATCGGAGCCAATTTCTGATATTTCATCAACCGCTTTAAAAATTATCTGAGGCATCTTTTTATATGTTTTCCCCCACCGTGGTTTTTGTATTTCGATTTGCGGGGCAATTGTATCCGCAGCAATTATGTATTTTGCAAATGTTTTTATCCGGGTTGAGATATATCCTGTTTGTGGATTGTATTTTCCACCAACAAAATTTAACCCCTTTTTACCAACAGAATAAATGGAAGCCTGGCCATCAGGGAAAAAACTTGAATCACTTTTTAAACTTAGCTCTATTGTACGGTTTAATATTTGGTCGCCAATACTCATTTTATAAATGCTCCCGAAGGCTGGTAACTCAAATTGTTCAGGGTTTGCACTATCCTTATCAATTGAAAAGAAAAGTGTGTCAT
This window harbors:
- a CDS encoding DUF4412 domain-containing protein, with the translated sequence MKRVIIKSLLMILILPFFLFAQEVIYLEQNITTSGMEMGQPLDAITKSWISEEKVRIEQPGQTMLLLFDEKKILTLLQKEKQYVEMSFEEMDQILNLSNMLMQASGSQEIVFNKTDQIKKINNRTAYQLTAKTETSSMEMWLSEEVKIDRSAMIKMYRKMPGMSALVSSMEKSMHYPGFPVLTKVELDVMGMEIKTSIELIKAEKRKLEEDLFKVPDDFLQIENPLKMMEEEN
- a CDS encoding rhomboid family intramembrane serine protease, translating into MIPIADESPRRYLPIVNYFLIGLNIVVFVLQPSELPELKRFFYSFGTIPSLLLNAQDPSVYLTVFSSMFVHGGFFHLAGNILYLWIFGDNIEYILGHFRYLVFYLIVGIGAAMMQVFFLPDSTIPMVGASGAISGILGAYLVKFPRNKVSILLFLVIIIRVIKVPAIIALGLWFLFQLYNGYFSAIQPLGGGGVAWFAHIGGFLSGFILIKLFEWYPKYN